The Montipora capricornis isolate CH-2021 chromosome 3, ASM3666992v2, whole genome shotgun sequence genome includes the window cgctctagaAATGAATTAATTAAAGTAACACGATTAAATACACTGTATGGATCATCTTCAAAATGTCTGGgtgttaatattattttgatcaCAATCTATCATGACAAGAACatactaaaaataataattatatgtaCATAATTTATAGCTCATGCtccaagaaagttgttgtcGTGAGACAGATGAAATTTTTACCAAAACCAATACTACAAAAAATCaacttcatgtacatgtataatacaacaacaaaatgattCTTTATGTCATTGTGATGTGGGGCTCCTGCTCCCCTTCCCTGATGGAAGACATTAAAGTCATTCAACTAAAGGCCTTGAAACTTGCCTTGAGATGCAATCTTTTGATGAAACATCCAAGAAGGATATAGTGGACTCTgatatttcttttataaatgcgAAGACTCCTAGTTCAAGCCCATTGGGCATGCTGTAGCACATGTAATAGTACCCGTATAAAGAGCCTTTCTATTTGAGTAAACAGACGACATACGTGAATATTGTACTAAGCTGGTAGCTGATCAACTTATAAACATTCAGCGCTTGCCACATCATGTGAAGAACAGTAAACGTTTTctaatgtaaaaatattttttctaagGGCACACATTGTTAGTGTCAAAAAGAAATGATCAACTTAAATATTTCTTGGAACACCCCACATGTAGTGTTTGATAGGAGGGCATTTATCCTTTTGATGAAATAGATAGGTTTTTTTCAATTATTAGcaaactattttaaaaaaaacgtaatccttccttgtacttgtacattcATTTCCAATAaagatttattgattgattgccatgactttaacatcatcaggtcccacggcctgctcccgtctgaccttgtagctcagtcagtagagcagcggtgatctaatccgaaggtcgtgggttcaattcccaccctggtcagagtttttctctatcGTTGTGTGggccccatttccatcagtagggctcacaatggttcatatggggtagatactttgcacttcacattacactctaatcagttaagtctattttAAAATTAACCTTAGTCTGCTTGGTTTGGTAGCTTAGCTTATTGCTTATGCATAATGTTCATTGTATATATTAACTCATAAGCAGTATTATTTTCACTTTACACAAGCCTGAAAATGACTGCAAAGTCGAAAATATTAGCTAAGAATTTAGTGAAGAAATTAGCTATCATGTTGGCTCCTTTTGACCATatattaaaattgttagttataattttgtaaaaaagaTGGTATATATGGATTATGTATAgtaatctttatttattaatgacctcatataaaatataattttgtagagaatcctgaaaaattcaggacttcaacgggatttgaagccgtgatctcgcgataccggtgcgacgctgaaaccaactgagctataaagccactgacattgggagtgttcccgtgatgaatgaatcaacaatgaaattatatatgaaatgaatcatatgaagttatgatcctcacagttatgaacgcaattttgcaaatgtagcaattgcgtagaaaagcttgataaaattcaggacttcaaaggggGTTGAAGCCGTCACCTTGCGATACCCTTGCgtcgctctaaccaactgaactgCACTATATGACAACATGATGTCTTCTCTAAACTAACggttatcgttaattcgtaatttgctttgaatttactattatcgtatCATCGTTAATTAAGGATgttgtgtcccaggacttgtgatagcagagaaaattaaaaaaaatcatatccgtggattggatttgaacccggagtttctAGTCtgtaggaaccgcttctttccgcttcaccactgaagaacAAGACACCgcattttcaataaaaacatttatttaagtttcCCATAGAATATCCCTGTTAAAAAGCAATTAGTACTAAGCTAAATTAATAGTATaagcctaagctttgattttaaaatttttagctttttctGGAAGTTTGGAAACCGACGTTTCACGGTGTTTACCggtaatattgtttgttgccgagtgataaaACAGCATCATTATGTGGTGTTTAAAGTGGCAGATGGCGTTGTTGTGGTCAactggttaggtgacgggttaatgAACAtttccaggttcgagtcctgtgtCCTTACAAAGATCTCTATTAACGCCCTGTAAATTACTGTAAATTTGACCACTATTAAACggtcacctctattaagcggacgcGGTCACTGTTTCGATTTCTCAAACGTCTAACTTTATTGTAAGTCACCTCTATTTAACGGTCACCTTGTTACACGATAACAGTCAATAAAAGGCATATTTATGGATATTAAGATAAGCGAAGCGTGTCCAGTTTCCTTCGCAAAAGAGGGCCGAAAAAGCCGTACGGTTctgctaggaacacgtactgctccatTTGATGCGATTTTAGGGGTTTcctcgcttttaaacatccaagttacCGGTATTTACAGCcaaaaaagcaaatgcaaacaacatattataTAAATTCTTGTTACTAattttgtccaaacttgactgagtttaggtcgggctgGACAGCAAAATAATTGGCCCTAGGTCCTGGCGCATAGACCTCGTTGCGCTCGGTCCGTCACACGCGGCCCAGATTCGGAGGGAAATAAATTATaagaatttgtatgggaatctccataacaaactgaaaaagatatttacacgcaaaagttctcaacaaAAAAGCCGTACattattgtcgtggtgactttTTCGCTTATTGTGTGTTTATTTGCCTGAtggaatgcgatttaagcgacttctcaacttCCCGGGTTGTTGTCACTCTTACACACGTAAAGGAAAGACTGGAAAGTATTTTCTAGCTTACCGAACATCTCGCCGATGTAATCATATATACTtttccggcatcagtcacgctcaaattCCGGCAATGGCCACacagataaatttacttctctttgaacaagtttcaaggtccagcgaatATCCATTTGTGTAGGAGTGACAACTCGGGAAGTTGAGCCTGATTcagtcaggcaaataaccacacaagaagcgagaaagtcaccacgacaataaagtaaggctcttttttttttagaacttttgcgtgtaaatatctttttcagtttgttatcgaaattcccgtacaaatccttatatttcctTTCCATCCGACTCTTGGTCCCCCGTGGGCCCGCACGGCATGACCGAGGATCAAATAtcttcccgtccggccctccctcCCAGTCATTAAGTACATAATACAGCCCTGTGCAGAAAGGTCATGGGAATATATTTTAGCATTTTGTGCCCTTGGGGGCATGTAGatatcaggccccagttgttcaaaaggtagataacgctatccacagCCTTTGATTCTGTTCCGCATCAAATGCTCCTTCTCAAGCTTGCCTCCTACGGCATATGTGGTCAGACTCTAACTTGGATTGAATCTTTTCTGTCTGATCGTACACAATTGAACTACTGTGGTTGGTGGGTGTCTGAGGCCTGCAGTGTCACCTCAGACGTCCTCCAAGGGTCTGTCTTGGGGCCTTTactttttcttatttacataAATGATCATCCTGATAATATTTCTCCTCAAATCCGCCTGTTTGCTCACGATTGCATTATTTATCTTGCCCTCTCTTCTTCTAAATCACCTGAACTACTCCAATCAGACTTAGATTCACTCTTTTCTTGGGCAGAAAAGTGTCAAATGCGTTTTAATTGCAGCAAGTGTTATTCTATGCACCTTACTCGAAATAAATCCCCAGTCGTCACTACTTATTTCCTAAATGGCCAATCTCTTGAAAGGACCGATGCACATCCTTATCTTGGAGTAACCATTTCGTCTGACCTCCGCCCAAACAATCATTGTGactatgtctttaaaaagagtTCAAAAACTCTTAACTTTATTTttcgtaatttttatcattgtACTCGCGAAACTAAGGCTAAACTGTTTCTTTCTCTCGTACGGCCGTCTCTTGAATATGCTTGTTGTGCTTGGGATACCTATACTCAGCGCAATATTTCAAACCTTGAGAAAGTACAGCGGCGGCTGCCCGCTTCGCTTTTCGAGACTACTCTCGTAACTGAAGTGTCTCTTACATGCTTAACGTCCTAGATTGGCTACTACTTTCTTTGCGTCGGGAGCGTCAACGATTAAATTTCATGTATAAATCCTCCCATAACCTTAATGGAGTGGATCTCTCTAAGTATGTGTCTCTCTCCCAATCTCAGACAAGATGCTCTCATGATATGGTATTTAACCACCTCTCTCCCCGTACTGAtgtctttaaattttccttCTTCCCACGTGCTATCCCTGTTTGGAACAGCCTCCCTCAGGAGGTTGTTTATTCCCCAAAGCTCACTGCCTTTAGTTGTAGGGTGAATGCGTGGCGAAGTTGCTCTGTGACCTGACCTCTGTTGGCTTTTTGCAGCTACATTGTAGTagacaataactttattgtacatgtaattgattatttcgttatttatttatagtctatttatttgttttatttatagACATGTAAGTGCAAAATATGTGAACTTGTAATTTGCATCTCAAGATTGATTACTTGTTTGTACATTCTAGTTACATCGGTTGTTATGGAAACAAGCGTTACCGATtaataaaacagaaacagaaaaagaaccaccggataaatcactatctattgGATAGCACAATTgatttcgctatgacttatccactggatagtgatttatccggcgcaTAGCGCCATcgatcgtttgaacaactggagcttAAAGTGTTGGAGGCAAAAGAGGTAATCTCCCCAGTTAATGGGCTTTCGCAATTGGTTGTTTTACTACTcagctactatgatcaaatttgcCTTGATTTTTTGGTTTTAACACATAGAATACCAGGAAAGATTAAAACGCCGTTTACTTTTTGGAAATATCTCCATTGGTTCCCGATTCccgatatttaagtttgaagaATGTGTACTGCCatcgcactggtatcgcgatATATCGCCGTaccgtcgcaccggtatcgcgaggtcacgatttcaagtcctgaattttttaggcttctgtacgcaattgctaaaattgcgttcaaaactgcgaatcgttgattcattcatcacgggaacattagaacccacaaatgccCACCCTAATGTCAGTGgcatcatagctcagttggttagagcgtcgcatcgttgaagtcctgaatttttcaggcttctctgcgcaattgcacTTAGCGTTCATTACTtggaggatcatagcttcacttgactttgaAGTGATGTTAATATTTCACCATCTCAGTCGGAAGTACGGCACGGTACATGCACGTCTCTTGTGGTTGTTTATCTTTTTAGTTAAGGCTAATATCTTCTGTTCACTCTAATTATTTaagaagttttattttttttttctgtgtacCCTAATTATGTTCGATATATTacgacattttcttttcatctggTCACTTGCTCTAAGTTCCTAGAACTCTTGGTGTCCCACACTTAACGCATGCGCGATTGTATTTACCTGTGGTTGGTTATCTTGTTACTTAACGTTAATATCTTCTGTTAACGCAATTGTATTTACACGTAAGGCCTTGCTAGGCGTCTATTTATTAGCCTCCTATCAATCGTTTGAGTTAAAAGGTGACCAGTGACTTGACCTTCACTAACCTGTCGGTTGGACGTTGGAGGTGAAAATGACTTCTTTTTCTGTTGTATTTTAGTGCTAAGTGAGATCGCAATCTGTTAATGATGTCAAGATCAGTTGAGCACAGGAACTACCGTACTTTCAACAGGGGTTCTTGGTGTACAAAGAGTGGGAGCTGTCTCAAGGAAGAGCGAAGTCGTACGAGAGATAAAGAAGTCCATACTGTACAGAAACCtaatgaatgcaaacaatgtggcaaacGCTTCAGTCGAATAGGAAATTTAAGGCAACACGAAAGAGTGCACAATGAAGAGAAGcgttatgaatgcaaacaatgtgacaagtgttttagccaaggaGCGGCTTTGAGTAAACATGAAAGAGttcatactggagagaagccttatcaatgcgaacaatgcggcaagtgttttaATCAGAGTGAAAATTTAAGGACACATCAAAGAGTGCATACTACAGAGAAGCCCtatcaatgcaaacaatgtggcaagtgtttcaaCGAATCAGGAGGTTTAAGGAAACATGAAGGAatgcatactggagagaagccctgtcaatgcaaacaatgtggaaagcGTTTTAGCCATGTAGGAAATTTAAcgacacatgaaagagtgcatactggagagaagccctatcaatgcaaacaatgtggaaagtgttttagccaagcaggaaatttaagggcacatgaaagagtgcatagtggagagaaaccgtatgaatgcaaacaatgtggcaagtgttttagtcaCAGGCAAAATttaaggaaacatgaaagaattcatactggagagaagccctaccaatgcaaacaatgtgtAAAGTGTTTTAGCCGAGTGCAAACtttaaggagacatgaaagagtgcatacaGGAGAGAAGCCCTaccaatgcaaacaatgtggaaagtgttttagcaaCGCAGGagatttaaggacacatgaaagagtgcatactggagagaagccctatcaatgcaaacaatgtggaaagtgttttagccaagcaggaaatttaagggcacatgaaagagtgcatagtggagagaaaccgtatgaatgcaaacaatgtggcaagtgttttagtcaaAGTCATactttaaggacacatgaaagggTGCACACAGGAGAGAAGCCCTGTCGCTACACACTGGCTATgcttgtggaaagtgtttttgcGAAGCAGGTAACataaaagagtccatactggacaAAAGCGTTATAAACCTTAACCAGTTGGAACGTCTTACGCTTCAGAAGTTCTGTAAGTGGAAATGAACACAAACTAGAGGTGCATCGCCCCTGCACTTGGCAAGAACATAGTTCAAAAGAGAGTGCAAAACACGGTTGCTGGGTGTGCCAGAAAGAATTGAGCAGCGAGGAGCTTCTTCTTGCACACTATCAAAATCATATGACGTTTGAGGAGCCGTCATCTTAAATCAGTTGGGTGGCtctgtaattaatttttttttagagttTTTTAGCTCTTTGGCGATAATGATGTTGGCCTTTGAAAATTTAAGAAAGCTCCCATTTGCTGATTTTTAGCTTTCATTGGACGTTGCTTCCCTGTGTCATGCTTTTAGTCTTTTCTAAGCCACGTTGAAAATTAGATCATTGTTTATATCTCTAAACACAGTGCATTTTGGGTCCTACCAGTTTAAACTGTGGCAGTGTCCTTTTATGTGTTGTCAAAATAGTCTTCCGCAAATTCATCGTAACCAACAAATTGCTTCATATCAAAGTGGAAAACCTCGTTGCCTTAGTCAATCAACTTTCCATGGAGTCAGATTCTGCTCTGTAATGAATTATGTTTTAGAGTTTTTTAGCTCTTTGGCGATAATGATGTTGGCCTTTGAAAATTTAAGAAAGCTCCTATTTTGCTGATTTTTAGCTTTCATTGGACGTTGCTTCCCTGTGTTATGCTTTTAGTCTTTTCCAAGCCACGCTGAAAATTAGACCATTGTTTATATCTCTAAACACAGTGCATTTTGGGTCCTACCAGTTTAAACTGTGGCAGTGTCCTTTTATGTGTTGTCAAAATAGTCTTCCGCAAATTCATCGTAACCAACAAATTGCTTCATATCAAAGTGGAAAACCTCGTTGCCTTAGTCAATCAACTTTCCATGGAGTCAGATTCTGCTCTGTAATGAATTATGTTTTAGAGTTTTTTAGCTCTTTGGCGATAATGATGTTGGCCTTTGAAAATTTAAGAAAGCTCCTATTTTGCTGATTTTTAGCTTTCATTGGACGTTGCTTCCCTGTGTTATGCTTTTAGTCTTTTCCAAGCCACGTTGAAAATTAGACCATTGTTTATATCTCTAAACACAGTGCATTTTGGGTCCTACCAGTTTAAACTGTGGCAGTGTCCTTTTATGTGTTGTCAAAATAGTCTTCCGCAAATTCATCGTAACCAACAAATTGCTTCATATCAAAGTGGAAAATCTCGTTGCCTTAGCGAAGCAACTTTCCAGGGAGTCAGATTCTGTTAAATTCAAGGCCATGTGTACACTTCCATCATATGTACTTCACTTTACGAAAGTTGCTTGAGGGTTATGAAATCCAAAATAAACCATAGACGTAAATCTTAACATAAATCCTCATCTTGTTGCTCATCAAAGGAAAAGACGAGATCCTAAAGTTTTTCTTATCAAAGCAAAGATTCCTTAGCTTCAGTTTAACAACTCTTAAAAGGAGTCATGCACAGTAAGGGTCATGTGACAACATTTGAAATCCATGCCAGCcaacttagggcgctttccttttgtcagaactggccggccagacccaatAATTTgccaagaaaatgcaacaatttgaaggaatacttgcatgataatccctcgcattcttctggaggagtgtatatcatcctcgaCGTGTGTTAATTTGGatgcgttgtagagttagtccttcgaAATGCCCgatctggccggtcagttctgtcaaatggaaagcgccctaaccagGAAAGCTAAACCAAGGATATTTTTACGACCTAAGAAAGTCATACCCTAGAATTCCGAAAGGAACGGAGGCCGTTTCTTTCGGATTTAACAGGCTTAAGAGGCCGCTACTTTGGGGTAGCCGTAACGGTTACTTTCGGATAGTTAAAAAACAGGACGGGTTTCGATATGTATTTTTCGTGTAGATACTTGCAGGCGTAAATGACTCAACTCAGTAGTAATGATGAAAtgttatatgaaatggatcagtaGTGTTTATCGTAATATGTACGGTAGTGTTCGTAAATGTTTCAGCGAgattcatcattatcatcatcaccatcaggGCTAAATTCACCCCTGGCGGAGGAAGCCGTCCTTGGATTGATGCCACAGGTATCTGTCCTTAGCTAATCTTGACCATGCAGATCATCTCTCCAATCGGGTCCAATTCTTGGGGTCCAAGAAACTAAGGATCACATAAATGTTTCTGGCTTTTTAGTCCACTCAGGTTGTTCCATCAGCATTATGCTTATAAGAAGTTATTCGCAGTATACCTTGCGGTGCCGTACTgtataaaagtttttttttcacgttcCAGTTCCAGCTGTATTCCAGCAGACAATTGTTGGATATTTCGCTGTAGTTTTGTCAATCATTCATTCCTCAAGTACAGTGTATTTGTCTTTCCCTTCCGCATTACATTAAATGTTACATTAAACCGAAAATTGTGTAGACACAACTTTAATGGCTACCCTTCCTAgttaaatacaataaaaagaaGCCCACTCTTGAATCCTAACACAAAGATACACTAGTGACCCACCCCCTCATCCCCTTCCTAAGCCCAGATCATCTTACTAGTACCATAAATGATTCACCGTTTTATGGTATCCATTTCTAGAGTTGCGAGGCTGTAACATCTCGCCATTCTCTGAGACGCTTTTATCGTCGTCACTGGACTCACCAACTTCCCACACCAGGCCCtgccaggagctcatcaagaggagcctctatcttcTCTAactccttgagtcaaccctttcccgagtaaatttatttttaggaacaggtttttcccgcgaaaagtatcataattcccttgacgctgagatagctctgttttgattggcttttacaacagtgggcgtgctgaatgtcccaagggagattggcttttacaacagtgagcgtgctgaatctcccaagggaggtgttctataaataaatctactcgggaaagggttgactccgaggacaagtatgggagataaaggctcctcttaatgagctcctggcCCTGCATAATAACGATGTATGTTTTGACGGGCGGCAACTTTAAATCTTTGATGCAATCTAGCACCCGGTCCATCTTTATTTGGAGACCACCAT containing:
- the LOC138043708 gene encoding zinc finger protein 420-like; its protein translation is MMSRSVKQRNNRTFNRGSWCPKSGKHERVHTGEKPYQCEQCGKSFRKAEYLRRHGRMHTGEKPYQCKQCGKCFIYVGHLRKHERVHTGEKPYQCEQCGKCFSQMENLRAHERVHTGEKPYQCEQCGKCFSKADHLRKHERMHTGEKPYQCKHCGKCFSHVGNLTIHERVHIGEKPYQCNQCGKCFSQMGNLRAHERVHSGEKPYECEQCGKCFSQIGNLRAHERVHSGEKPFECEQCGKCFSQSHNLRKHERVHTGEKPYRCKQCGKRFSRIGNLRQHERVHNEEKRYECKQCDKCFSQGAALSKHERVHTGEKPYQCEQCGKCFNQSENLRTHQRVHTTEKPYQCKQCGKCFNESGGLRKHEGMHTGEKPCQCKQCGKRFSHVGNLTTHERVHTGEKPYQCKQCGKCFSQAGNLRAHERVHSGEKPYECKQCGKCFSHRQNLRKHERIHTGEKPYQCKQCVKCFSRVQTLRRHERVHTGEKPYQCKQCGKCFSNAGDLRTHERVHTGEKPYQCKQCGKCFSQAGNLRAHERVHSGEKPYECKQCGKCFSQSHTLRTHERVHTGEKPCRYTLAMLVESVFAKQVT